A genomic segment from Verrucomicrobiota bacterium encodes:
- a CDS encoding pilus assembly protein, whose product MKGIADTGFLVAFANRRDAYHEWALSLEAQLSLPLLTCEAVLAEAAFHLQDTRIILGFLQDQLITLAFDCNDHLPHLTALAERYEDRKPDFADLCLIRMSELNPDHAVITTDREDFRVYRRNKRETIPVICPPDL is encoded by the coding sequence ATGAAGGGCATTGCCGACACTGGTTTCCTCGTGGCGTTCGCCAACCGGCGCGATGCCTATCACGAGTGGGCGCTGAGCCTGGAAGCTCAGTTGAGCTTGCCGCTATTGACATGCGAAGCGGTGCTGGCCGAAGCCGCGTTTCATCTCCAGGATACGCGCATCATCCTCGGCTTCTTGCAGGATCAATTGATAACGCTGGCCTTCGATTGCAACGACCACCTTCCGCACCTCACGGCGTTGGCGGAACGCTATGAAGATCGGAAGCCGGATTTTGCCGATCTGTGTTTGATTCGGATGAGCGAACTGAACCCCGACCATGCGGTCATCACTACCGACCGGGAGGATTTTCGCGTCTATCGACGGAACAAGCGCGAAACGATTCCAGTTATCTGCCCACCGGATCTTTAG
- a CDS encoding ribbon-helix-helix protein, CopG family, giving the protein MSHTITVRLNKDLADWLAETARRTGVSQGKVVREQLERARASTGSRAYMRWAGCMTGPKDLSMRKGFSKG; this is encoded by the coding sequence ATGAGTCATACAATTACAGTACGTCTTAACAAAGACCTGGCCGACTGGCTGGCTGAGACCGCCCGACGCACGGGAGTATCCCAGGGCAAGGTGGTCCGGGAACAACTGGAGAGAGCCAGGGCCTCCACCGGCAGCCGTGCCTATATGCGTTGGGCGGGTTGCATGACCGGCCCCAAGGACCTCTCCATGCGCAAAGGCTTTTCCAAGGGATGA
- the nuoK gene encoding NADH-quinone oxidoreductase subunit NuoK: MTPLHHYLVLSALLFCIGLAGALTRRNAIIVLIGIELMLNAANLNFIAFWRFGAHPEQTTGILFVLFSIGIAAAEAAVGLALIIAIYRHYRTTNLDQIDSMRG; encoded by the coding sequence ATGACGCCGCTTCACCATTACCTCGTCCTTTCGGCCTTGCTCTTCTGCATCGGGCTCGCCGGGGCCTTGACGCGGCGGAACGCGATCATCGTGCTGATCGGGATTGAACTGATGTTGAACGCGGCGAACCTGAATTTCATCGCGTTCTGGCGCTTCGGCGCCCACCCGGAGCAAACAACCGGAATCCTGTTCGTGCTTTTTTCCATTGGCATCGCTGCCGCCGAGGCGGCGGTGGGCCTGGCGTTGATCATCGCCATTTACCGACACTATCGAACGACGAATTTGGATCAGATTGATTCGATGCGAGGATGA
- a CDS encoding NADH-quinone oxidoreductase subunit J, with product MDPVFFILALVTAAGAIAAVSLRNLVHCALCLVVAFVGLAALYLQLSAQFVGFAQILVYVGAVAILIVFAILLTRGSDNPQQSIFSSSWVVGIGVAVLAFGALAFSVWTSSVVYRPTPPAPQPTVRGLGEQLMTNYVLPLEVIGLLLTAAMIGAVIIAMRERIAPERSVSTGDPASLTVAHPPIADRQSAIANPK from the coding sequence GTGGACCCGGTTTTCTTCATCCTGGCGTTGGTGACGGCGGCGGGCGCAATCGCCGCCGTGAGCCTGCGCAATCTGGTCCACTGCGCGCTGTGCCTGGTGGTGGCCTTCGTCGGACTGGCGGCGCTCTACCTCCAACTGAGCGCGCAGTTCGTCGGTTTTGCGCAAATCCTGGTCTATGTCGGCGCGGTGGCCATCTTGATCGTCTTCGCGATTTTGCTCACGCGGGGGAGCGACAACCCGCAGCAGTCCATCTTTTCTTCTTCGTGGGTCGTTGGGATCGGGGTGGCAGTGCTTGCCTTCGGCGCTCTGGCCTTCTCGGTTTGGACCAGCTCGGTCGTTTATCGGCCAACGCCGCCCGCCCCGCAACCGACTGTTCGCGGATTGGGCGAGCAACTCATGACCAACTACGTGCTGCCGCTGGAGGTCATCGGCTTGCTGCTCACCGCGGCGATGATCGGCGCGGTGATCATCGCGATGCGCGAGAGGATCGCGCCGGAGAGATCAGTTTCAACTGGCGATCCCGCATCGCTGACAGTTGCCCACCCGCCGATCGCCGATCGCCAATCGGCAATCGCCAATCCGAAATGA
- the nuoH gene encoding NADH-quinone oxidoreductase subunit NuoH gives MQETLDQLFVLLKHWIVGHFPGALQPLVSALLSVSAIILTFALLFAIATVLERKGLGRIQNRYGPNRVGPYGFFQPVADGLKMLIKEDIVPGGADRVVHFLAPLALVVPVLLAFSVLPYGRNMAPIDLDAGIVFFFAVGAGTELAVFMAGWSSRNKYSLLGAMRAIGQMISYEVPLILSSITVIMLAGSLRPVEIVAAQADYWNGLPAWHVFTPWGLAGFVLFLIAATAESNRAPFDLPEGESEIIAGYFVEYSGFKFALFFMGEYFGMFAISGLAITLFLGGWHAPLAFFEGALPSYVWFFAKLLGILALFIWLRGTLPRLRMDQLMNFAWKFMLPMALINIVAAGLWRFLPNGATRWLVCSLLVFGPFVALGRSLAAKRHWKPRTYRFAE, from the coding sequence CCTTTGCCCTCTTGTTTGCCATCGCGACCGTCCTGGAGCGCAAGGGGCTGGGACGGATTCAGAATCGTTACGGCCCGAATCGCGTGGGGCCGTATGGGTTTTTTCAGCCGGTCGCCGATGGGCTGAAAATGTTGATCAAAGAGGACATCGTGCCGGGCGGCGCGGATCGCGTCGTCCATTTCCTCGCGCCCCTGGCTTTGGTCGTGCCGGTCTTGTTGGCCTTTTCGGTTTTGCCTTATGGCCGCAACATGGCGCCGATCGATCTGGATGCCGGCATCGTGTTCTTCTTCGCGGTGGGAGCGGGGACGGAGTTGGCCGTCTTCATGGCCGGGTGGTCCAGCCGCAACAAATACTCGTTGCTCGGCGCGATGCGGGCCATCGGGCAAATGATCAGCTACGAAGTCCCGCTGATTCTCTCGTCGATCACGGTGATCATGCTGGCCGGGTCCCTTCGGCCGGTCGAGATCGTGGCGGCTCAGGCCGATTACTGGAACGGGCTGCCGGCCTGGCATGTGTTCACGCCGTGGGGATTGGCCGGGTTCGTTTTGTTCCTCATTGCGGCGACCGCCGAATCGAATCGAGCCCCGTTCGATCTCCCGGAAGGCGAGTCCGAAATCATCGCCGGTTATTTCGTCGAGTATTCGGGTTTCAAATTCGCGCTGTTCTTCATGGGGGAATACTTCGGCATGTTCGCGATCAGCGGCCTGGCGATCACGCTGTTTCTCGGCGGGTGGCACGCGCCGCTGGCATTTTTTGAAGGCGCGCTTCCGTCCTATGTTTGGTTTTTCGCGAAGCTCCTCGGCATTCTGGCGCTGTTCATCTGGCTCCGCGGCACGCTGCCCCGCCTGCGCATGGATCAGCTCATGAACTTTGCCTGGAAGTTCATGCTCCCGATGGCGCTGATCAACATCGTGGCCGCCGGGCTCTGGCGTTTCCTGCCCAACGGCGCGACTCGTTGGCTGGTGTGTTCGCTCCTGGTCTTTGGGCCATTCGTCGCACTGGGCCGGAGTTTGGCGGCCAAGAGACACTGGAAGCCGAGGACGTATCGATTTGCCGAATGA